Proteins encoded within one genomic window of Alteribacter populi:
- a CDS encoding helix-turn-helix domain-containing protein produces MSELGIRLKAAREELGLSLDEMQTRTKIQKRYLIAIEEGAFERLPGEFYARAFVKNYAEAVGMDAEMLFDEHYDELPQPKREPSTLPPRVSRTNAKVEKTKVTKKKSKFSSFLPTLIIALFLAAVVAGIWIMNLNGENGDDGAVPRESTNPGGDFDDSNVINDDDEVDNEEDENGEEEANTGEDEVEEEAPEEEETGNQELTLEGTEGYNSTMTLSNTDEFNVRVEFTDGSWTEVKDGEGTVLDVSTYSEGDELTYDMTDEEAIEINIGFVPSVDIYINDELLDYPLDPSDQDRQRIIIQFSLDAEQ; encoded by the coding sequence TTGTCAGAATTAGGAATTCGTTTAAAAGCTGCAAGAGAAGAGTTAGGTCTTTCATTAGATGAGATGCAAACACGAACGAAAATTCAAAAGAGGTACTTGATCGCCATTGAAGAAGGGGCGTTTGAGAGACTTCCTGGCGAATTTTATGCGCGTGCGTTTGTAAAGAATTATGCTGAAGCAGTAGGTATGGATGCTGAAATGTTGTTTGATGAGCATTACGATGAATTGCCTCAACCAAAGCGGGAACCTTCCACATTACCTCCTAGAGTAAGCCGAACGAATGCAAAGGTGGAAAAAACGAAAGTAACGAAAAAAAAATCCAAATTCTCATCGTTCCTGCCGACGTTGATTATTGCTTTGTTTCTGGCAGCTGTTGTAGCCGGAATTTGGATTATGAACTTAAACGGTGAAAATGGGGATGACGGAGCTGTACCTAGGGAGAGCACTAACCCAGGTGGCGACTTTGATGATAGCAACGTAATCAATGATGATGACGAAGTAGATAACGAAGAAGATGAAAACGGTGAAGAAGAAGCAAATACCGGTGAAGATGAGGTTGAAGAAGAAGCGCCTGAAGAGGAAGAAACAGGCAACCAAGAGCTTACATTAGAGGGAACCGAAGGATATAACTCGACGATGACACTTTCTAACACGGACGAGTTTAACGTCCGTGTTGAGTTTACGGATGGTAGCTGGACAGAAGTAAAAGATGGTGAAGGTACAGTGTTAGATGTAAGTACTTACTCAGAAGGTGACGAGCTAACTTATGATATGACGGATGAAGAAGCCATTGAAATAAACATCGGTTTTGTACCTTCAGTGGATATCTACATTAACGATGAGCTACTTGACTACCCGCTTGATCCAAGTGATCAAGATCGACAGCGAATTATTATACAATTTTCTCTAGATGCTGAACAATAA
- a CDS encoding DUF3388 domain-containing protein — MEKKEWYLEYQIHENRPGLLGEIASLLGMLRINIVTINGVEHRRRGMLLRSESDEAIQRLKFILETMDIITLRKIREPKLRDRLAVRHGRYIERDEDEKKTFRFVRDELGLLVDFMAELFKKDGHRLIGIRGMPRVGKTESVVAASVCASKRWSFLSSTLLRQTIRSQLADDEFSENHIYIIDGIVSTMRASEKHRMLVSDIMRLPATKVVEHPDIFIRETEYSLNDFDYIIELRSDESEEITYEAVDSGFSSFDIS; from the coding sequence ATGGAAAAAAAGGAATGGTATTTAGAATATCAAATTCATGAAAATCGTCCTGGTTTGTTAGGAGAAATTGCTTCCCTTTTAGGGATGTTACGTATTAATATTGTAACTATAAATGGTGTAGAACATCGGAGAAGAGGCATGCTGCTCCGAAGCGAAAGCGATGAGGCGATTCAGCGACTTAAGTTTATTCTTGAAACAATGGACATTATTACGCTTAGAAAAATCAGAGAGCCTAAGCTTCGCGACAGGTTAGCGGTTCGTCACGGTCGCTATATTGAACGAGATGAAGACGAAAAGAAAACATTTCGTTTTGTTAGAGATGAGCTTGGTCTTCTCGTTGATTTTATGGCAGAATTGTTTAAAAAAGATGGACACCGTTTAATCGGAATTCGTGGGATGCCAAGAGTAGGGAAAACGGAATCTGTCGTTGCAGCTAGTGTATGTGCAAGTAAGCGCTGGTCATTTTTGTCTTCCACCTTATTGCGGCAAACCATTCGTAGTCAATTAGCTGATGATGAGTTTTCAGAAAATCATATTTACATTATTGACGGCATTGTTTCAACGATGCGTGCTTCTGAAAAGCACCGGATGCTTGTATCTGATATAATGCGATTGCCTGCCACAAAAGTTGTGGAGCACCCTGATATTTTTATTCGAGAAACTGAATATTCTCTCAATGATTTTGATTATATTATTGAATTAAGAAGCGATGAATCAGAAGAAATTACATACGAGGCTGTGGATTCGGGTTTTTCATCCTTCGATATTAGCTAG
- a CDS encoding DUF3243 domain-containing protein, translating to MSVIDNWDQWKHFLGDRLDQGKQEGMNNQVVSEVAYQVGEYLAEQVEPKNEQEAVLADMWHVASEEEQHAIANMMVKLVQKK from the coding sequence ATGAGTGTTATAGACAATTGGGATCAGTGGAAGCACTTTTTAGGTGATCGTTTAGATCAAGGTAAGCAAGAAGGAATGAACAATCAAGTCGTATCTGAAGTTGCTTATCAAGTTGGCGAATACTTAGCTGAACAAGTTGAGCCAAAAAATGAACAAGAAGCCGTTCTTGCTGATATGTGGCATGTCGCTTCTGAAGAAGAACAGCATGCCATTGCCAACATGATGGTAAAATTAGTTCAAAAGAAATAA
- the ymfI gene encoding elongation factor P 5-aminopentanone reductase: MTKQALITGASGEIGRAIALKLAKDGFSLVLHYHQNDTAAQSIAQQINKLYDQKPVLVQADMRSPHAVEKLAGAITNPLDVIVHNSGRSYTGLVQDFSQEELQEATQLGLITPYRLTNAFLPGMIEKKSGKVIVISSIWGLTGASCEVLYSMIKGGLNAYVKALAKELAPSGIQVNGIAPGIIETKMNQHLQQEERDAIAEDIPAGRFGKPAEIAEAVSFLTSPETSYINGQILSVNGAWHC; this comes from the coding sequence TTGACAAAACAAGCTCTGATTACTGGAGCAAGCGGAGAAATCGGGCGTGCGATCGCATTAAAACTTGCAAAAGATGGTTTCTCCCTTGTTCTTCATTATCATCAAAACGATACAGCGGCTCAATCTATAGCCCAACAGATTAACAAGCTTTATGACCAAAAACCAGTTCTCGTGCAAGCTGACATGCGTAGCCCACATGCGGTTGAAAAATTGGCAGGAGCGATTACAAATCCGCTTGACGTCATCGTTCATAATAGTGGTCGCAGCTACACCGGGCTCGTTCAAGATTTTAGTCAGGAAGAGTTGCAGGAGGCTACACAGCTTGGGCTGATTACCCCTTATCGGCTAACGAATGCATTTTTACCCGGAATGATCGAAAAAAAATCTGGAAAAGTGATTGTGATATCATCGATTTGGGGGCTTACGGGCGCATCCTGTGAAGTGCTGTATTCGATGATTAAGGGCGGCTTAAATGCTTATGTGAAAGCTCTTGCAAAAGAGTTGGCTCCCTCTGGAATCCAAGTAAATGGCATCGCTCCAGGCATCATTGAGACAAAGATGAATCAACACCTACAACAAGAAGAACGTGACGCAATAGCTGAAGACATTCCAGCCGGACGATTTGGCAAACCAGCGGAAATAGCCGAAGCCGTATCATTTCTAACTTCACCAGAAACGAGCTACATCAATGGACAAATCCTTTCAGTTAACGGTGCCTGGCACTGTTAA
- the yfmH gene encoding EF-P 5-aminopentanol modification-associated protein YfmH: MNKQTFDQLKETLYHEKLNNGLDVYVLPKAGFNKTFATFTTKYGSIDNDFIPLGEKEAVKVPDGIAHFLEHKLFEDEEGDVFQLFSKQGASANAFTSFTRTAYLFSSTANVRDNLTTLMDFVQKPYFTEESVEKEKGIIGQEIKMYDDNPDWRGYFGLISNLYEYHPVKIDIAGTIESINEVTKDLLYTCYETFYHPNNMSLFIVGNVDAEEIMTLVRENQSSKEFPEPERVQRFFDAEPAEVAKAEQKIPMNVKTGKCLVGFKDRSPDRQGEDLLRHELAINILLEMVFGQSSKNYETLYQEGLIDDTFSFDYSGELGFGFSVIGGDTSEPERLAQRIKEMVDVFVKSDLDEAAVESIRKKKIGFFLRSLNSPEYIANQFTRYQFNEMNLFDVIPTLESLTMENLKEAMAEHFKTDTQFSKCLVTPKDET; encoded by the coding sequence ATGAATAAACAGACCTTTGACCAACTCAAAGAGACCCTTTATCACGAAAAGCTCAATAACGGGTTGGACGTGTACGTACTTCCGAAAGCCGGATTTAACAAAACATTTGCTACATTTACGACGAAGTATGGGTCAATCGACAATGACTTTATTCCACTAGGTGAAAAAGAGGCTGTAAAAGTTCCTGATGGCATTGCTCATTTCCTTGAGCATAAGTTGTTTGAAGATGAAGAGGGAGATGTGTTTCAACTGTTTAGTAAGCAAGGTGCATCAGCGAACGCATTTACGAGCTTTACCCGAACGGCTTATTTATTTTCAAGTACAGCTAACGTCCGTGATAATTTAACGACCCTCATGGATTTTGTTCAAAAGCCATATTTTACAGAGGAAAGCGTTGAAAAAGAAAAAGGGATTATCGGCCAGGAAATCAAAATGTACGATGATAACCCCGACTGGCGTGGATACTTCGGGTTAATTAGCAACTTGTATGAATACCACCCCGTAAAAATTGATATTGCAGGAACGATTGAATCCATTAATGAGGTGACAAAAGATCTTCTTTATACATGTTATGAAACGTTTTATCACCCAAACAACATGTCGTTGTTTATCGTTGGTAACGTGGATGCAGAAGAAATCATGACCCTTGTTCGTGAAAATCAGTCCAGCAAAGAATTCCCTGAACCTGAACGAGTCCAGAGGTTCTTTGATGCAGAACCTGCTGAAGTTGCTAAAGCTGAGCAGAAAATCCCGATGAATGTGAAAACGGGTAAGTGCCTTGTCGGTTTTAAAGATCGAAGTCCTGATCGTCAAGGGGAAGACCTATTAAGGCATGAGCTTGCCATTAACATTTTGCTTGAGATGGTCTTTGGTCAGAGCTCAAAAAACTATGAGACACTTTACCAAGAAGGGCTCATTGATGATACATTTTCCTTTGACTACTCTGGAGAGCTCGGTTTCGGCTTTTCAGTTATTGGAGGAGATACATCAGAGCCTGAGCGTTTAGCACAACGTATTAAAGAGATGGTAGATGTCTTTGTCAAAAGCGATTTAGATGAAGCAGCAGTCGAAAGTATTCGAAAGAAGAAGATTGGCTTCTTCCTGCGTTCCTTAAACTCTCCTGAGTATATTGCCAACCAGTTTACTCGCTATCAGTTTAACGAGATGAATTTGTTTGATGTTATTCCAACGCTAGAATCATTAACGATGGAAAATTTAAAAGAGGCTATGGCAGAACATTTTAAAACAGACACACAGTTTAGTAAATGTTTGGTTACTCCAAAGGATGAAACGTAA
- the yfmF gene encoding EF-P 5-aminopentanol modification-associated protein YfmF, which translates to MEAVNVNQFSQGPVRVHVVQSDTYKTNTLVLHIRAPLTQEEHTKRALLPHVLQSGSKDYPSRQQIRQSLDDLYGATLSGDVNKKGEYHLISFKLEVANERYLKDETPLLEKAFQMMTSVVTNPLLEDGKFKDSVVKSEKRNLKQRIASVYDDKIRYANMRLNEEMCKEEPYGLFVYGDEQALEEITPQGLFEYYQKVMKEDKMDLYVVGDVDVDQVKEFVKNHLQLEERIGQQTSQQPSSQTQRDIEENVVFEEQDLKQGKLHLGYRTNVTYQDDDYFALQLFNGLYGGFSHSKLFLNVREKASLAYYAASRVESHKGLLMVMSGIETANYEQAVKIIREQMEAMKSGDFTNDQVEQTKSVLKNQLLETMDAPRGLVELMYHNELGDKARNLDEWIPNIDSVTKNDIVNVAKKVELDTIYFLKGTEGASDE; encoded by the coding sequence GTGGAAGCAGTTAATGTGAATCAATTTTCTCAAGGACCTGTTCGTGTACACGTTGTGCAATCGGACACGTATAAAACAAACACGCTCGTATTACATATTCGAGCACCCCTGACACAAGAAGAGCATACGAAACGAGCGTTATTGCCGCATGTATTGCAAAGTGGGTCAAAAGATTATCCTAGTCGTCAGCAAATTAGACAGTCACTGGACGACCTGTACGGGGCTACGCTTAGCGGCGATGTGAATAAGAAAGGTGAATATCATCTTATATCGTTTAAACTAGAAGTTGCTAATGAACGTTATTTAAAAGATGAAACACCTCTGTTAGAAAAAGCCTTTCAAATGATGACGTCGGTTGTGACCAATCCTCTGTTGGAAGACGGAAAGTTTAAGGACTCGGTTGTAAAAAGTGAAAAACGAAACTTAAAACAACGGATTGCCTCTGTTTATGATGATAAAATTCGCTATGCAAACATGAGATTAAACGAGGAAATGTGTAAAGAAGAACCATATGGTCTATTTGTCTATGGTGACGAGCAAGCTTTAGAAGAAATTACACCACAAGGTTTATTTGAGTACTACCAAAAAGTGATGAAAGAAGACAAGATGGACCTCTATGTCGTAGGAGATGTAGATGTCGACCAAGTAAAAGAATTTGTGAAAAACCACCTCCAGTTAGAAGAGCGGATTGGACAACAAACAAGTCAGCAACCAAGCTCGCAAACGCAAAGAGATATTGAAGAAAATGTCGTGTTTGAAGAACAAGATCTTAAACAAGGCAAGCTTCACCTAGGTTATCGTACGAATGTAACATACCAGGACGATGATTATTTTGCACTCCAATTATTCAATGGCTTGTATGGCGGATTTTCGCATTCGAAGCTTTTTCTAAACGTCCGTGAGAAAGCGAGTCTCGCCTATTATGCTGCTTCTCGAGTAGAAAGTCATAAAGGGTTGCTGATGGTCATGTCTGGAATTGAAACGGCAAACTATGAGCAGGCGGTAAAAATTATTCGTGAACAAATGGAAGCGATGAAATCAGGTGATTTTACAAATGACCAAGTCGAACAAACAAAATCGGTCCTTAAAAATCAGTTATTAGAAACGATGGACGCTCCAAGAGGGCTCGTTGAACTTATGTATCACAATGAACTTGGGGATAAAGCTCGCAACCTTGATGAGTGGATTCCAAACATTGATAGTGTCACAAAGAATGACATCGTCAATGTCGCCAAGAAGGTGGAGCTAGATACGATTTACTTCTTAAAAGGAACGGAGGGTGCATCGGATGAATAA
- a CDS encoding GntR family transcriptional regulator, producing the protein MIKSDHRPLYLQVIDRIKEDIEKGRYEPGQRLPSEFELSKQLGVSRATLREALRMLEDESVIIRRHGVGTFINSKPLFSSGIEELNSVTDMIRRSHMEPGTIFLSSSVQAANEEDRMRFNDDELDELIIIERVRTADDQPVVYCLDKLPKKLLPEFVSHKEESIFNQLEAAGTAISYALTQIEPLGFHEKVSETLQCEPETSLLTLKQMHYDDDEKPVLYSLNYFRADKFKFHVIRKRV; encoded by the coding sequence ATGATTAAGTCTGACCATCGACCACTTTATTTGCAGGTCATTGATCGTATAAAAGAAGACATTGAAAAAGGCCGCTACGAACCAGGGCAGCGTCTACCATCGGAATTTGAATTATCAAAACAACTTGGTGTGAGCAGGGCTACTTTACGTGAAGCTTTGCGTATGCTCGAAGATGAGAGTGTCATTATCCGCAGGCACGGTGTAGGTACATTTATCAACTCAAAGCCACTATTTTCTTCCGGGATCGAAGAATTAAACAGCGTGACAGATATGATACGCCGAAGTCACATGGAGCCGGGCACGATTTTTTTATCATCTTCTGTCCAAGCTGCCAACGAAGAAGATCGTATGCGTTTTAATGATGACGAGCTTGATGAACTCATTATCATTGAACGGGTTCGAACAGCGGATGACCAGCCGGTAGTCTACTGTCTTGACAAACTTCCAAAAAAATTGCTTCCTGAGTTTGTCTCCCATAAAGAAGAGTCAATTTTTAATCAGCTTGAAGCTGCCGGGACGGCGATAAGCTATGCGTTAACTCAAATTGAACCGTTAGGATTTCATGAAAAAGTTTCTGAAACGTTGCAGTGCGAACCGGAAACGTCTCTTCTTACTTTAAAACAAATGCATTATGATGATGATGAGAAGCCAGTCCTATACTCATTGAATTATTTTAGGGCCGATAAATTTAAATTTCATGTCATTCGTAAACGAGTGTAA
- a CDS encoding DNA translocase FtsK: MAKRKRKRNKQKWKTQLTYELAGVFLLVISTVAFARLGFAGDGIVEVFRFILGDWHILLTISLLLLSFYFMIKRKWPDFWTRRMVGVYILVYAIALLTHVRQFESLSQGTPFADRSVIRNTSHLFFMQLNDQTAIETLGGGMVGALGFSMTHFLFAEGGTIAFSIGLMFMAVVLITGRSVIDVIKRATDGFVSYLKKMVATIGASFMESMSSLKEAIKEKRESMKVQADEKKKTVKPKETPVQSVEKEEEPIIYDFSTKAYDGNETDDVNHQMEQQTMDAVEAKPGQTQKVEMNEDDVEEEIVNVPTASLAVISKENENYELPDGQLLNNPKKTNQTREHHLLSKNARKLEQTLESFGVKARVTEVHLGPSVTKYEVYPSAGVKVSKIVNLSDDLALALAAKDIRIEAPIPGKSAIGIEVPNQEVALVTLKEVLEAKQILDSANPLAIGLGRNISGDAVIAELNKMPHLLVAGATGSGKSVCINGIIVSILMRSKPHEVKLMMIDPKMVELNVYNGIPHLLSPVVTDPKKASQALKKVVSEMERRYELFADSGTRNIEGYNSYIKKENAKRPEEDHHPYLPFIVVIVDELADLMMVASSDVEDSITRLAQMARAAGIHLIIATQRPSVDVITGVIKANIPSRIAFGVSSATDSRTILDSNGAEKLLGRGDMLFIPVGASKPTRIQGAFLSDEEVEGIVSYCIEQQKAQYAEEMIPQEGETEVHEAVADDLYDEAVQLITEMQTASVSMLQRRFRIGYTRAARLIDEMEVRGIVGPYEGSKPREVLVSKSQDDQVSNG, from the coding sequence ATGGCAAAACGAAAACGTAAACGGAATAAGCAAAAATGGAAGACACAGTTAACTTATGAATTGGCTGGCGTTTTTCTTCTCGTCATCTCTACAGTGGCATTTGCGAGACTTGGATTTGCAGGAGATGGGATTGTAGAAGTATTTCGGTTTATTTTAGGAGACTGGCATATTCTGTTGACCATCAGTTTGTTGCTCTTATCTTTTTATTTTATGATAAAGAGGAAATGGCCTGATTTTTGGACCAGGAGAATGGTCGGTGTGTATATTTTGGTTTATGCCATCGCGCTGTTGACCCACGTCCGACAATTTGAGTCTCTTTCTCAAGGGACACCATTTGCTGATCGCTCTGTGATCCGCAATACAAGTCATCTGTTCTTTATGCAGCTTAATGATCAAACGGCCATTGAAACACTTGGAGGCGGTATGGTCGGAGCACTCGGCTTTAGCATGACACACTTTCTGTTCGCAGAAGGAGGTACAATAGCTTTCTCGATTGGCCTTATGTTTATGGCTGTTGTCCTTATTACTGGAAGATCTGTCATTGACGTGATTAAAAGAGCTACAGACGGCTTCGTTTCTTATTTAAAGAAAATGGTGGCAACAATTGGAGCTTCGTTTATGGAGAGCATGTCATCACTAAAGGAAGCGATTAAGGAAAAGCGAGAGAGTATGAAAGTACAGGCAGATGAGAAGAAAAAGACGGTGAAACCAAAAGAAACTCCTGTTCAATCGGTAGAAAAGGAAGAAGAGCCGATTATATACGACTTCTCTACAAAAGCATATGATGGAAATGAAACAGATGATGTTAATCATCAGATGGAACAGCAAACAATGGACGCTGTTGAAGCAAAACCAGGACAAACTCAAAAAGTAGAGATGAATGAGGATGATGTAGAGGAGGAAATTGTTAACGTACCGACCGCCTCTCTGGCTGTAATCTCTAAGGAAAACGAAAACTATGAACTACCTGACGGGCAATTATTGAATAATCCAAAGAAAACGAACCAGACAAGAGAGCATCATCTGCTCTCAAAAAATGCCCGCAAACTTGAACAGACGTTAGAAAGCTTTGGAGTAAAGGCAAGAGTAACCGAAGTTCATCTTGGACCATCGGTAACAAAATATGAAGTCTACCCTTCAGCAGGCGTAAAAGTAAGTAAAATCGTAAACTTATCTGATGACCTCGCTTTAGCCTTAGCAGCGAAAGATATACGCATTGAAGCCCCGATTCCCGGCAAGTCTGCTATTGGCATTGAAGTACCGAATCAGGAAGTGGCTTTAGTAACATTAAAAGAAGTACTCGAGGCAAAACAAATTCTCGATTCTGCTAACCCTCTTGCTATTGGGTTAGGAAGAAATATCTCCGGTGATGCGGTCATCGCAGAATTAAATAAAATGCCTCACCTTTTAGTCGCAGGTGCTACTGGAAGCGGAAAAAGTGTCTGTATTAACGGAATTATTGTGAGCATTTTAATGCGCAGTAAACCACACGAAGTAAAGCTGATGATGATCGATCCAAAAATGGTGGAACTTAACGTTTATAATGGTATTCCACACTTGTTATCACCAGTTGTAACTGATCCTAAAAAAGCCTCGCAAGCATTAAAAAAAGTGGTGTCGGAAATGGAGAGACGATACGAGCTGTTTGCTGATTCTGGCACGAGAAATATCGAAGGTTATAATAGTTATATCAAAAAAGAAAATGCAAAACGTCCTGAAGAAGATCACCACCCTTACTTGCCGTTTATTGTTGTAATCGTCGATGAGCTTGCTGACTTAATGATGGTTGCTTCATCCGACGTAGAAGATTCGATTACTCGCCTTGCCCAGATGGCCAGAGCGGCAGGAATCCATCTTATTATTGCTACACAGCGCCCATCTGTCGATGTCATTACCGGAGTAATCAAAGCGAATATCCCATCACGGATTGCATTTGGTGTGTCGAGTGCAACAGACTCAAGAACGATCCTCGATAGTAACGGGGCTGAAAAATTACTTGGCCGTGGAGATATGCTGTTTATTCCAGTCGGAGCTTCAAAGCCAACGCGAATTCAAGGAGCTTTCTTATCCGATGAAGAGGTGGAGGGCATCGTTTCATATTGTATTGAACAGCAAAAAGCTCAGTACGCAGAAGAAATGATTCCGCAAGAAGGAGAAACAGAAGTCCATGAAGCAGTTGCTGATGACCTTTATGATGAAGCAGTTCAGCTTATTACCGAGATGCAAACTGCATCGGTATCTATGCTGCAGCGCCGCTTTCGAATTGGTTATACCCGTGCTGCACGGCTTATTGATGAAATGGAAGTCCGAGGCATTGTCGGACCATATGAAGGAAGTAAACCCCGGGAAGTTTTAGTAAGTAAATCTCAAGACGATCAAGTATCAAATGGTTAA
- a CDS encoding YlzJ-like family protein has product MILYTYQSQDLIFPTKEEEFSKQQTVSIPGGSLVVEAVNSTGISGTKLRVIRLLTTDPNLYLEDQYQPGSLVDPQMITGGLD; this is encoded by the coding sequence ATGATCCTCTACACATATCAATCCCAAGATTTAATATTTCCAACAAAAGAAGAGGAGTTTTCAAAGCAGCAAACTGTTTCCATTCCCGGTGGTTCCCTCGTAGTAGAAGCTGTAAATAGTACGGGTATCAGTGGGACGAAATTGCGCGTCATTCGTCTTTTGACTACCGATCCAAATTTATACCTGGAAGATCAATATCAACCTGGAAGTTTAGTTGACCCGCAAATGATAACAGGAGGCTTAGATTAA
- a CDS encoding ClpP family protease: MSEYNQNNDSNPAPNQPNQPQQPNQPQQPQQEPGKGKEKDGILDKIQQLGSTNVPQMEQTNIHVLTIVGQIEGHMQLPPQNKTTKYEHVIPQLVAAEQNANIEGLLVILNTVGGDVEAGLALAEMISSLSKPTVTLVLGGGHSIGVPIAVGSDYSFIAETATMTIHPVRLTGLVIGVPQTFEYLDKMQDRVISFVTRHSNISEEKFKDLMLSKGNLTRDIGTNVIGEDAVSYGMINEVGGIGKAIAKLNELIDETKPNKGDVVQ, translated from the coding sequence ATGAGTGAATATAACCAAAATAATGATTCAAACCCTGCACCTAATCAACCTAATCAACCTCAGCAACCTAATCAACCTCAGCAACCTCAACAGGAACCTGGGAAAGGAAAAGAAAAGGACGGGATTCTAGATAAGATTCAGCAGCTTGGTTCAACGAATGTACCGCAAATGGAGCAAACAAATATTCATGTTTTGACGATCGTAGGACAAATTGAAGGTCATATGCAACTCCCGCCGCAAAATAAAACAACGAAATATGAACACGTAATTCCTCAGCTTGTTGCTGCAGAACAAAATGCAAATATTGAGGGCTTGCTAGTTATCTTAAATACCGTAGGTGGGGATGTAGAGGCAGGTCTTGCCTTAGCGGAAATGATTTCCTCTCTTTCAAAGCCAACGGTTACGTTAGTTCTTGGTGGAGGCCACTCGATCGGTGTTCCAATTGCAGTAGGATCTGATTATTCATTTATAGCCGAAACGGCAACGATGACGATCCATCCGGTTCGATTAACTGGCTTAGTAATCGGTGTTCCCCAAACATTTGAATATTTAGATAAAATGCAAGACCGTGTAATCAGCTTTGTGACCCGACATTCAAACATCTCAGAGGAAAAGTTTAAAGACCTCATGCTCTCAAAAGGGAACCTCACAAGAGATATCGGCACAAATGTGATTGGTGAGGATGCGGTTTCGTATGGGATGATTAATGAAGTCGGAGGCATTGGAAAAGCAATTGCAAAATTGAATGAGCTCATTGATGAAACGAAGCCTAATAAAGGGGACGTCGTGCAATGA